AGGTCGCTCTTTTTACAGACCATGTAGCCTTAAAAGATATATTTAGAATGGTAAAGAAAGACCTTATACTCGAATCCCTTTTATTCCTTGATGATGAGTTAAAAAAGTTGGGATTTTCTCTTAAAATTTTTGTTTGTGCCTTAAACCCCCATGCAGGAGAAAATGGTTTTCTCGGGAACGAAGAGATAGAAGAGATAATCCCAGCTGTGCAGCTTGCGAGAAAAAAGGGAGTTAATGTAGAAGGGCCCTTTTCTTCTGATTCTCTGTTTTTTTTATTAAAGAACAGGAGAGATGTTATAGTTTTCTCTTTCTATCATGATCAGGCTTTGGCACCGTTTAAATTAATTTCATTTCGAAGCGGAGTTAATCTTACCTTAGGATTACCTTTCATCAGAACATCTCCTGTCCATGGGACTGCGTTTGATATTGCTGGAAGAGGAATTGCGGATCCAACCAGTATGGAAATGGCGATAAAATTTGGGGCAAAATTATCTTTTAATAAATGCGTATCTAAGAATAAAAATAACTCCCAATAGATAAACAAGCCAGCTTACTTCTTTGCCTTTTCCACTTAGAAGTTTTACAAGGGGATAGGAGATGAAACCAAAGGCAAGTCCATCAGCAATACTAAAGGAAAATGGTATGCCCACAAGGGTGAGGAACGCAGGGATTCCCTCTGTGAAGTCCTCCCATTTGATATTCTTTATAGTCTGAAGCATCAATGCTCCCACTATAATAAGAGCTGGAGCGGTGAATGGGTATAGGAATACACCTTCTGAGATCTCATATCCCCCTCCTATCATCCTGACAATGGGGTAGAAAGGAATGGATAGAAAAAAGAGAAATGCTATTACCACAGAGGCAAAACCTGTTCTTCCACCCTGGGAAACCCCTGTTGTGCTTTCAATATAGGCTGTTACCGTGGATGTTCCAAGGAGAGCTCCAATGGATGTTCCTACTGCATCAGCCATCAATGCTCTGCTTGCCCTTGGAAGCCTTCCATCCTTCAAAAAGCCAGCTATCCCAGCAACACCTATCAATGTTCCAATGGTGTCGAACATTACCATGAAGAG
This genomic window from Acidobacteriota bacterium contains:
- the pdxA gene encoding 4-hydroxythreonine-4-phosphate dehydrogenase PdxA is translated as MLPKVPFIGITLGDPAGIGKEIILKSMSKFVGKYNFLIIGSSDVIENERKKLKLEIPLKLIENFNSPVKNGFYVFDVFPKYKIENGVPSKKSGLLSFMYLKEATSLISKGKIDVLVTAPISKKAWEMNDIKYRGHTEYFKDYFKKDKIIMSFWSTNLKVALFTDHVALKDIFRMVKKDLILESLLFLDDELKKLGFSLKIFVCALNPHAGENGFLGNEEIEEIIPAVQLARKKGVNVEGPFSSDSLFFLLKNRRDVIVFSFYHDQALAPFKLISFRSGVNLTLGLPFIRTSPVHGTAFDIAGRGIADPTSMEMAIKFGAKLSFNKCVSKNKNNSQ